A single region of the Phycisphaerae bacterium RAS1 genome encodes:
- a CDS encoding Nucleotidyltransferase domain protein has translation MALLSSDDLDRVLSVVKVRLREALSPVAVYFFGSYVYGTPTNDSDLDLIVVVESSDLPPHERDARAYRALRGLGVPKDVMVYTRAEFEERAALPVSFERTVKTRGRLIYAA, from the coding sequence ATGGCACTGCTGTCATCCGACGACCTGGACCGCGTGCTTTCCGTCGTGAAGGTACGTCTCCGTGAGGCCTTGTCGCCGGTCGCCGTCTATTTTTTCGGCTCGTATGTCTATGGCACGCCGACGAACGACAGCGATCTGGACCTGATCGTGGTGGTTGAGAGCAGCGACTTGCCGCCGCATGAGCGCGATGCGCGTGCCTACCGCGCGCTTCGCGGGCTGGGCGTGCCCAAGGATGTAATGGTCTACACGCGCGCGGAGTTCGAAGAGCGCGCCGCACTACCCGTCTCGTTCGAGCGAACGGTCAAAACGCGTGGACGCCTGATCTATGCGGCCTGA
- a CDS encoding HEPN domain protein yields the protein MRPEDIEIREWLRKAANDLLTAKAGLELQPPVTDTAAFHCQQAVEKYLKAYLLFRSAPFEKTHDLEILVDRCARLDPDWEALRDAIEPLTAYAVRFRYPGPSDPAVDAVLSALATAECVGKFLKARLPGHLFN from the coding sequence ATGCGGCCTGAAGACATCGAGATTCGGGAATGGCTGCGCAAGGCCGCCAACGACCTGCTGACGGCGAAAGCCGGACTCGAGTTACAGCCGCCGGTGACCGACACGGCTGCCTTCCATTGCCAGCAGGCCGTTGAGAAGTACCTGAAAGCCTACCTGCTCTTCCGATCTGCGCCGTTTGAGAAAACGCATGACCTGGAGATATTGGTCGATCGATGCGCACGATTGGACCCAGATTGGGAAGCACTGCGGGACGCGATCGAGCCGCTTACGGCCTACGCCGTCCGCTTCCGTTATCCGGGACCATCCGACCCGGCGGTCGATGCGGTTCTCTCCGCCCTCGCGACGGCCGAGTGTGTGGGCAAATTTCTGAAAGCACGCCTGCCTGGCCACCTGTTCAACTGA
- the fabG_1 gene encoding 3-oxoacyl-[acyl-carrier-protein] reductase FabG: MFDLSGRHALVCGSSQGIGRASAELLARCGARITLLARDEAALAEVCRGLHAVKGTAHAFRAADFRRPEDVRRTAAEIVEQVGPVEILVNNTGGPSSGPILDARPEAFLEAATMHIACNQLLVQTCVPGMRQRGYGRIINIISTSVKQPIPGLGVSNTTRWAVAAWAKTLAGELGPFGITVNNVLPGFTSTARLRSLFEARSRREGIPVEQIEATAKAEIPLRRFATPEEIAAGVVFLASPAASYVNGINLPVDGGRLSTL; this comes from the coding sequence ATGTTCGATCTTTCCGGCCGTCACGCCCTCGTCTGCGGCAGCTCGCAAGGCATCGGCCGCGCGTCGGCCGAGCTGCTGGCCCGCTGCGGCGCGCGAATCACGCTGCTGGCCCGCGACGAAGCCGCGCTTGCCGAGGTCTGCCGCGGACTGCACGCGGTGAAGGGAACCGCGCACGCCTTTCGGGCCGCCGACTTTCGCCGCCCCGAAGACGTCCGTCGCACCGCCGCCGAGATCGTCGAGCAGGTCGGCCCGGTCGAAATCCTGGTGAACAACACCGGCGGCCCGTCGAGCGGGCCGATTCTCGACGCCCGGCCCGAGGCGTTCCTCGAAGCCGCCACCATGCACATCGCCTGCAACCAGTTGCTGGTGCAGACCTGCGTGCCCGGCATGAGGCAGCGCGGCTACGGACGGATTATCAACATCATCTCAACCTCCGTGAAACAGCCGATCCCGGGCCTGGGCGTGTCCAACACCACCCGCTGGGCCGTCGCGGCATGGGCCAAGACGCTCGCCGGCGAGCTGGGGCCGTTCGGCATCACGGTGAACAACGTACTGCCCGGCTTTACCTCGACCGCCCGGCTGCGCTCGCTCTTCGAAGCGCGCTCCAGACGCGAAGGCATCCCGGTCGAGCAGATCGAGGCCACCGCGAAAGCCGAGATCCCGTTGCGGCGGTTTGCCACGCCGGAGGAAATCGCCGCCGGAGTCGTCTTCCTCGCCTCGCCGGCGGCGTCGTACGTGAATGGAATTAACCTGCCGGTCGACGGCGGGAGGCTGAGCACGCTGTGA
- the amnC gene encoding 2-aminomuconic 6-semialdehyde dehydrogenase, with the protein MQTIGNYINGEIVAPAGGAFLDNVEPATGQVYSQVPDSDERDVSAAIEAAQAAFATWSTTPAEKRCAALLRIADLLEANLEAFARAESVDTGKPITRARVLEIPRAVKNFRFFASAILHERSDLHVMDRDAINYTLRRPRGVCGLISPWNLPLYLLTWKVAPALAVGATAVAKPSELTPMTAHLLAQICMQAGLPPGVLNIVHGNGPRAGAALVADPRVSTISFTGGTRTGGDIARVAAPLLKKLSLELGGKNPTIVFADADPDAIDGSVQAAFSNQGQICLCGSRLFVEEAIYRAFVERFVEKTRQLRLGDPLDEATQQGALVSAAHRDKVESYVQLARAERGRILCGGHRPTDLSDRCGGGYFFEPTVIVDLPASCRVNQEEIFGPVVSIIPFVDERDVITAANGVPYGLSASIWTSNLSRAHRVADQLAAGTVWVNCWLVRDLRVPFGGTKQSGVGREGGDEALRFFTEPKNVCIRTPSN; encoded by the coding sequence ATGCAGACCATCGGCAATTACATCAACGGCGAAATCGTCGCTCCTGCGGGCGGGGCGTTTCTCGATAACGTTGAACCCGCGACCGGACAGGTCTACTCGCAAGTACCTGACAGCGACGAACGCGACGTCTCGGCGGCGATCGAGGCTGCGCAAGCCGCCTTCGCGACATGGTCCACGACGCCCGCCGAGAAACGCTGCGCCGCGCTGCTGCGCATCGCCGACCTGCTCGAAGCCAACCTGGAAGCTTTCGCCCGCGCCGAATCAGTGGATACCGGCAAGCCCATCACTCGCGCCCGCGTGCTCGAAATCCCGCGCGCCGTGAAAAACTTCCGTTTCTTCGCCAGCGCCATCCTGCACGAACGCTCTGACCTGCACGTGATGGATCGCGACGCGATCAACTACACGCTTCGCCGCCCGCGCGGCGTCTGCGGCCTGATCTCGCCCTGGAACCTGCCGCTCTACCTGCTGACGTGGAAGGTCGCACCCGCCCTGGCGGTCGGCGCCACCGCGGTCGCCAAGCCGTCGGAACTCACGCCGATGACCGCCCATCTGCTGGCGCAGATCTGCATGCAGGCCGGATTGCCGCCCGGCGTCCTGAACATCGTCCACGGCAACGGCCCCAGGGCCGGCGCCGCCCTGGTCGCCGACCCGCGCGTCAGCACGATCAGCTTCACCGGCGGCACGCGCACCGGCGGCGACATCGCGCGCGTCGCGGCGCCGCTGCTGAAAAAGCTATCACTCGAGCTCGGCGGAAAAAACCCGACCATCGTCTTCGCCGACGCCGACCCGGACGCCATCGACGGCAGCGTGCAGGCCGCCTTTTCGAACCAGGGCCAGATCTGCCTGTGCGGCTCGCGGCTGTTTGTTGAGGAAGCGATCTACCGTGCGTTCGTTGAGCGCTTTGTCGAGAAGACGCGGCAGTTGCGCCTCGGCGATCCGCTGGACGAGGCCACGCAGCAGGGTGCGCTGGTCTCCGCCGCTCACCGGGACAAGGTCGAGTCCTACGTGCAGCTCGCCCGCGCCGAGCGCGGCCGCATTCTCTGCGGCGGCCATCGCCCGACCGACCTGAGCGACCGCTGCGGCGGCGGCTACTTCTTCGAGCCGACCGTCATTGTCGATCTGCCGGCGTCGTGCCGCGTGAATCAGGAGGAAATCTTCGGCCCGGTCGTCTCGATCATTCCGTTCGTCGACGAGCGCGACGTGATCACCGCCGCCAACGGCGTTCCGTACGGCCTGTCGGCCTCGATCTGGACCAGCAACCTGTCGCGCGCCCACCGTGTCGCGGACCAGCTCGCGGCGGGAACGGTATGGGTGAATTGCTGGCTGGTGCGCGACCTGCGCGTGCCCTTCGGCGGCACGAAGCAAAGCGGCGTCGGCCGCGAAGGCGGCGACGAGGCGCTGCGGTTCTTCACCGAGCCGAAAAACGTGTGCATCCGCACGCCGTCGAATTGA
- the tpl_2 gene encoding Tyrosine phenol-lyase has product MKTIIEPFRIKVVEPIRMTTRAEREQLLKAAFFNVFLIHADDVLIDLLTDSGTGAMSSLQWAGVMRGDESYAGARSWFALESKIRELTGFQHILPTHQGRASERILFELVGGPGKIVPNNSHFDTTRANVEHSGAKAVDLVIEEGRHPRTRHPFKGNMDLAALERLIVENGGGSASAETLRRRIPLVMLTVTNNSGGGQPVSLENIRAVRALCDRYKLPFFLDACRFAENAYFIKLREPGQQDRSVRDIVREMFDLCDGATISAKKDGLVNIGGLLLLRDADLVRRADELLILTEGFLTYGGLAGRDLEAMAQGFEEVVHEDYLQYRIRSTAYLGERLLSAGVQIVEPPGGHAIYIDAAAFCPHIPPEQFPGQALVCGLYRQAGIRAVEIGSVMFGKGGRRPPMELVRLAIPRRVYTQSHIDYVIEAIHELFDQRHTLRGLEIVEEPPSLRHFTARFREL; this is encoded by the coding sequence ATGAAAACCATCATCGAACCCTTCCGCATCAAGGTCGTCGAGCCCATCCGGATGACGACGCGCGCGGAGCGCGAGCAGCTCCTGAAAGCCGCCTTCTTCAACGTGTTCCTCATCCACGCCGACGACGTCCTCATCGACCTGCTGACGGACTCCGGCACGGGCGCCATGAGCAGCCTGCAATGGGCGGGCGTGATGCGCGGCGACGAGTCCTACGCCGGCGCCCGAAGCTGGTTTGCCCTCGAATCGAAGATCCGCGAGCTGACCGGATTCCAGCACATTCTCCCCACGCACCAGGGACGCGCCAGCGAGCGCATTCTCTTCGAGCTGGTCGGCGGACCCGGCAAGATCGTCCCCAACAACAGCCACTTCGACACCACGCGCGCCAACGTCGAGCACTCCGGCGCCAAGGCCGTCGACCTCGTCATCGAGGAGGGCCGCCACCCGCGCACGCGCCACCCGTTCAAGGGAAACATGGATTTGGCGGCGCTCGAACGCCTGATTGTCGAAAACGGCGGCGGCTCGGCTTCGGCCGAGACGCTGCGGCGGCGCATCCCGCTGGTCATGCTCACCGTCACGAACAACAGCGGCGGCGGCCAGCCGGTCAGCCTGGAGAACATCCGCGCGGTCCGCGCTCTGTGCGATCGCTACAAGCTGCCTTTTTTTCTCGACGCCTGCCGCTTCGCCGAGAATGCCTATTTCATCAAGCTGCGCGAGCCCGGCCAGCAGGACCGCTCCGTCCGCGACATCGTGCGCGAGATGTTCGACCTGTGCGACGGTGCGACGATCAGCGCCAAGAAAGACGGCCTGGTGAACATCGGCGGCCTGCTCCTGCTGCGCGACGCCGACCTGGTCCGCCGCGCGGACGAGCTCCTGATCCTCACTGAGGGCTTCCTGACCTACGGCGGGCTGGCGGGCCGCGACCTGGAAGCCATGGCGCAGGGATTTGAGGAAGTCGTTCACGAAGACTATCTGCAATACCGCATTCGCAGCACGGCCTACCTCGGCGAGCGGCTGCTATCGGCCGGCGTGCAGATTGTCGAGCCGCCCGGCGGGCACGCGATCTACATCGACGCGGCGGCGTTCTGCCCGCATATTCCGCCGGAGCAATTTCCGGGGCAGGCGCTGGTCTGCGGCCTGTACCGGCAGGCCGGGATCCGTGCGGTCGAGATCGGCAGCGTGATGTTCGGCAAAGGCGGCCGGCGTCCGCCGATGGAACTGGTGCGGTTGGCCATCCCGCGGCGCGTATACACGCAAAGCCACATTGACTACGTGATCGAGGCGATCCACGAGCTATTCGACCAGCGGCACACGCTCCGCGGGCTGGAAATCGTCGAGGAGCCGCCCTCGCTGCGGCATTTCACCGCCCGCTTTCGCGAGCTGTAG
- the ycjU gene encoding Beta-phosphoglucomutase, which yields MKQAVIFDMDGVLVASGPAHKASWQMLARRHGLNISDQQFSGTFGMASREIIRQLWGDVSPDRVSALDDEKEAIYRELITGMVPLMIGAREVLAALAQAAFVLAVATSGPPANMNLVLDETRLRPFFAAAVNSFDVPRGKPAPDVFLGAAERLGVPPRQCLVIEDAPVGVEAALAAGMRVAALAGTHAPATLAAAGAHRVVSRLAEIQPALVNELLTVAR from the coding sequence ATGAAGCAGGCGGTGATCTTTGATATGGACGGCGTGCTCGTGGCCAGCGGCCCGGCGCACAAGGCAAGCTGGCAGATGCTCGCCCGCCGCCACGGCCTGAACATCAGCGACCAGCAGTTTTCCGGCACGTTCGGCATGGCCAGCCGCGAGATCATCCGGCAGCTCTGGGGAGACGTCAGCCCGGACCGCGTCAGCGCGCTCGACGACGAGAAGGAGGCGATCTACCGCGAGCTGATCACCGGCATGGTGCCGCTCATGATCGGCGCGCGCGAGGTGCTGGCCGCTCTGGCGCAGGCCGCGTTCGTCCTGGCTGTCGCCACGTCCGGACCGCCGGCGAACATGAACCTGGTGCTGGATGAGACGCGCCTGCGGCCCTTCTTCGCAGCCGCCGTGAACAGCTTCGACGTCCCGCGCGGCAAGCCGGCGCCGGACGTGTTCCTCGGGGCGGCGGAGCGGCTCGGTGTCCCGCCGCGCCAGTGCCTGGTGATCGAAGACGCGCCCGTCGGGGTCGAGGCGGCCCTGGCGGCCGGCATGCGCGTGGCGGCGCTGGCCGGAACGCACGCACCAGCCACGCTGGCCGCCGCCGGCGCTCATCGGGTCGTTTCGCGGCTCGCTGAGATTCAGCCCGCTCTCGTGAACGAGCTTCTAACCGTAGCAAGGTGA
- a CDS encoding Integral membrane protein encodes MPANPSPLTVFGRDHVGVLLAVASVAAALCLVLRAVGRTPGDAGVNLRRALCGGLAALLVVNDVSGTAGELTRGVFDIRTSLPLHLCDLAVYATAWALVESSRARPRPAAFELAYYWGLAGTSQGLITPEITDPFPTPEFFHFFIMHGGIVVAVLAMTFGLGLRPRPGSATRCFVITIFAAVPVAAADWLLDANYMYLCGPPKRASLYDYFGPWPLSLLTMGAVGWLMMAACYAPIGVSRAIRTAHCPREETR; translated from the coding sequence ATGCCTGCAAACCCCTCGCCGCTGACCGTATTCGGACGCGACCACGTCGGCGTGCTGCTCGCCGTCGCGTCGGTGGCGGCGGCGTTGTGCCTGGTGCTTCGGGCCGTCGGCCGCACGCCGGGTGACGCCGGAGTGAACCTGCGGCGCGCCCTGTGCGGCGGTCTGGCCGCGCTCCTGGTCGTCAACGATGTCTCCGGCACGGCGGGGGAGCTCACCCGCGGCGTCTTCGACATCAGGACCTCGCTGCCGCTCCATCTCTGCGATCTCGCGGTTTACGCGACGGCGTGGGCGCTGGTCGAATCGTCCCGCGCCCGGCCGCGCCCGGCCGCCTTCGAGCTTGCCTACTACTGGGGGCTGGCCGGCACGTCGCAGGGACTGATTACGCCTGAAATCACCGACCCGTTTCCGACGCCGGAGTTCTTCCACTTCTTCATCATGCACGGCGGCATCGTCGTCGCCGTGCTGGCGATGACCTTCGGATTGGGCCTGCGGCCGCGACCCGGGTCGGCCACCCGCTGCTTTGTCATTACCATTTTCGCCGCCGTTCCCGTGGCCGCGGCCGACTGGCTCCTGGACGCCAACTACATGTATCTTTGCGGCCCGCCGAAACGGGCGTCGCTGTACGACTATTTCGGCCCCTGGCCGCTGTCGCTGCTGACGATGGGCGCCGTCGGCTGGCTGATGATGGCGGCATGCTACGCACCTATCGGCGTCAGCCGCGCCATCCGGACGGCTCATTGCCCGCGAGAGGAGACGCGATGA